One Littorina saxatilis isolate snail1 unplaced genomic scaffold, US_GU_Lsax_2.0 scaffold_1432, whole genome shotgun sequence DNA segment encodes these proteins:
- the LOC138957874 gene encoding uncharacterized protein — MDRDWDRSMRHVINHLLGHSPVTLTYTKNTETKTKAAVLEAAKRISYFRKVVVVTANKNVHRTVKCLSQAAQEEHGLDSDWFRSVLPEESVPDADNDCVVAVDVEDVTKLQNHSLKMVVLRPDEVTSISSKSSTVNTPLHKDLTIRIACPRPRHISPQPARRCGNLIKETHTLRLWTAQETTTPTEELTAGVSLAPALCVGSTSSATS, encoded by the exons ATGGACCGTGACTGGGACAGATCCATGCGGCACGTGATCAACCATCTATTGGGCCATTCTCCGGTCACTTTGACCTACACCAAGAATACTGAAACCAAAACAAAAGCGGCAGTTCTGGAGGCTGCCAAACGCATCAGTTACTTTCGCAAGGTGGTCGTGGTCACCGCAAACAAGAACGTTCACCGAACTGTCaa GTGTCTCTCCCAAGCGGCACAAGAGGAACACGGACTTGACTCTGACTGGTTCAGGTCGGTACTGCCAGAAGAGAGCGTACCAGATGCAGACAATGACTGTGTCGTTGCTGTGGATGTGGAAGATGTCACGAAACTCCAGAACCACAGTCTCAAGATGGTGGTCTTGCGACCAG aTGAGGTGACTTCGATAAGCAGCAAGAGTTCCACGGTGAACACACCGCTCCACAAAGATCTGACTATCCGTATAGCTTGTCCACGCCCTCGTCATATTTCCCCACAACCAGCCAGACGATGTGGCAACCTCatcaaagagacacacacattgag GTTGTGGACAGCCCAGGAAACCACGACACCAACAGAAGAGTTGACGGCGGGTGTCTCGCTGGCTCCAGCCTTGTGCGTGGGTTCGACGTCGTCTGCTACGTCATGA
- the LOC138957876 gene encoding uncharacterized protein yields the protein MQDILDRLTEYEQETQCRTLVKLRRARTIFNRKVFKQTADEIVFHLEPSSEVHEVLKKWANGKPFFAWISERLPLHLNLPVRTYPEDCYILQALVLGEGLPPALLTLYAKDSGDENPAKTKEELTLEMREFCMRCARMLTLSLLNFCHREFLLLPCTVRLDEGFTAETLQQEIDGQLGDARVYYGGPEELGKVTCDELVRAVTIAATTTNVPCFLCVETDEKKARDLLCR from the exons ATGCAGGACATACTGGACAGACTCACCGAAT ATGAACAGGAAACTCAGTGTCGTACTCTCGTCAAACTACGGAGGGCCCGCACCATTTTCAACAGAAAGGTGTTCAAACAAACAGCAGATGAGATCGTCTTCCACTTAG AGCCTTCTTCAGAAGTCCACGAAGTCTTGAAGAAATGGGCCAACGGAAAACCGTTCTTTGCGTGGATTTCGGAACGTCTGCCGCTGCATCTCAACTTACCAGTTAGAACGTACCCTGAAGATTGCTACATTCTGCAAGCCCTCGTCCTCGGTGAAGGGCTACCTCCAGCACTGTTAACGCTGTACGCCAAGGATTCTGGAGACGAAAACCCCGCAAAGACGAAAGAAGAACTGACACTTGAAATGAGAGAGTTCTGCATGAGATGTGCACGGATGCTAACCTTGTCCTTGTTGAACTTTTGTCACCGTGAGTTCCTTCTTCTGCCTTGCACGGTACGTTTAGACGAGGGTTTCACGGCAGAAACGTTGCAACAAGAGATTGATGGCCAACTTGGTGACGCCAGAGTGTATTACGGAGGTCCCGAAGAGCTTGGAAAGGTGACCTGTGATGAACTGGTTCGAGCAGTGACCATTGCAGCGACCACTACTAACGTGCCGTGTTTCCTGTGTGTAGAGACAGACGAGAAAAAGGCAAGAGATTTGCTTTGCAGATAG
- the LOC138957875 gene encoding uncharacterized protein: MAQAHAAGCNTCKEMTIKQLPGQTLVISAEDLMEELGSQFSKKITKKLKREKEKKFLKNLNALMNTGGGILCLHVENPHMLGSFEESVNLAMASLISDNTTFPENFERHLKDDNHVIFRVKQKERPLSTVSFQTKISYDKGVEDATHGQMRHLLMPKEREEDSKQPAHTKLTYEYKFREGEEVKVKVTNAKGNPTKVKEVVYQESRNAQAKKIPKPPVGRTAAEKVETLTEPFFNEDNYPGTFLPRYFAAFSKLEAGGSILLGVEEEKIKLPKWTEVPAAERENLLTFKNPGLTLWTYTKEDAAQYIFGQECPLEQIEKKTGVFNCQGVKLNPQEQDCLREDIRQKAKNMMYWHCGLFAEQSTPGSHSPSFQPPVQVKFHQVENDPDLVVPEIIVEEYKGMAFIGTEGPEAYYIQSDTSNVKRMKMDEWFELYKELFCASCHKPKDVESCHCDE; this comes from the exons ATGGCGCAAGCGCATGCAGCGG GATGCAACACTTGTAAAGAGATGACGATCAAGCAGTTACCAGGCCAGACCCTGGTTATCTCAGCGGAAGACCTGATGGAAGAGTTGGGTTCACAATTTTCCAAGAAGATAACGAAAAAACTAAAacgagaaaaagagaaaaagttcCTCAAAAATCTCAATGCTCTAATGAATACAGGCGGGGGAATCTTGTGTCTTCATGTTGAAAACCCCCACATGCTTGGATCCTTTGAAGAAAGTGTGAACCTGGCGATGGCCAGTCTTATTTCAGACAACACCACGTTTCCTGAAAACTTCGAAAGACATCTTAAAGACGACAATCACGTCATTTTTCGGGTGAAGCAAAAAGAACGGCCGCTGAGTACAGTTTCCTTTCAGACAAAGATTTCCTACGACAAGGGTGTGGAGGATGCAACGCACGGTCAGATGAGACATCTTCTGATGCCCAAAGAACGCGAGGAGGATTCAAAACAACCCGCGCACACTAAGCTTACCTACGAGTACAAGTTCAGAGAAGGCGAGGAGGTTAAGGTCAAGGTTACCAACGCAAAGGGCAACCCTACGAAGGTGAAAGAAGTTGTGTACCAAGAAAGTAGAAATGCTCAGGCGAAGAAAATACCAAAGCCGCCTGTTGGCAGAACTGCCGCAGAGAAAGTTGAAACACTGACAGAACCTTTCTTTAACGAAGACAACTATCCTGGCACGTTTCTTCCGAGATACTTTGCAGCTTTTTCCAAGCTAGAGGCTGGGGGTTCTATCCTTCTCGGTGTTGAAGAAGAGAAAATAAAATTACCAAAATGGACAGAAGTGCCAGCTGCTGAGCGAGAGAACTTACTCACCTTCAAGAATCCAGGTCTGACACTTTGGACATATACGAAAGAGGACGCAGCCCAATATATTTTCGGCCAGGAATGCCCATTAGAGCAAATCGAAAAGAAAACTGGGGTATTTAATTGCCAGGGGGTTAAACTTAACCCTCAGGAACAAGATTGTCTTCGCGAGGACATCAGACAAAAAGCAAAGAATATGATGTACTGGCACTGCGGTCTTTTTGCAGAACAGAGTACCCCTGGATCGCATTCTCCGTCATTCCAGCCGCCTGTCCAGGTCAAATTCCATCAGGTTGAGAATGATCCAGACTTGGTCGTACCCGAGATAATTGTTGAGGAGTACAAAGGGATGGCTTTCATCGGCACTGAGGGACCAGAGGCGTACTACATTCAAAGTGACACCAGTAACGTAAAGCGGATGAAGATGGACGAGTGGTTTGAACTCTACAAAGAACTGTTCTGTGCTTCTTGCCACAAGCCCAAGGATGTCGAGTCATGTCATTGTGACGAGTAA